DNA from Larimichthys crocea isolate SSNF chromosome XIII, L_crocea_2.0, whole genome shotgun sequence:
AAATCAGGACTTGAGTCACTCAGAGACAGGGCTAAATATTGTCTCTTGGTCCCTTTGTGTGAGAAAATGGTGTGAGATTGTGAGGGGCAGAAGACATCTTTGTTGTAAGTGAAATGCATAGCTGCGTCTGTCCATCGCAGGCGTAAACAATCCAATTTAACTCTCAGATGTCCTTGGGGCATCCGAGAGCTGGGATCAATCATGCCCGCATAAGAGGAATAAATTAAGACGTATGCTTATTTATGCTGCGCTGTATTGCATCACTGAGTGGGTGACTAAATTAGACGGATTTAAGGGAaaatcctccctcctcctcattccTTTTTACCTCCCTTATCTCGTTCTCTCTTTGTCACACACAGACGTCTTTCTCTggacctcctccctctctttacGGATTAATGTGGCCGAGCgttcaaaaggaaaaaaaaacccaacaacaacccAAACAAGAACGCCGACGTTCAAAATCATCATGTGGTCGTTGTCAATTAATTAAACCACTGTGAAGCAGCGTGCCCCCTTCAGTTTGCCCACTGacgtaaatataaaaatgatttactttTTTATCCCGTGGTGCTTCAAAGTAAACGGCTCGccctcttttttcctctttcagtgGGGGGTGAGTTCACATGTGTGTCGTGCAGTCCCTAAAACACCTGCTGgcttactttgttttgttagttGATGTCAGGAATGTTGAAAAGTGCAAATTATACAGCAGGTTCAGCGCTGTTTTAGataattcagtgtgtttttagcgGGTTTATTTTAAGCCTTTTAAGacaagaggagcaggaggacgcTGCTGTCATGTCGCTGGAAATGTTGGTGCTTCAGCCACCTGGGGGGAGGCTACATTGTACAATTACGCATGTTGCACATAGAGGGTGGTTTTTAGGATCTGTTCGGTGTTTTTAGAGATCTTTTGGGTGTCTGGGAGGTGAAGAAGGGTAATTGTAGAGCATCATGGGGTCGGTATTTCAAAAGTTATGGCAAAGGTCCAGCATGGGATGACTTTCTGGATCCACAAACAAGCTTTAATGCATCTAGTGTTTTTGTCTTGGAGGTAAAGAAGGGTACTTGCAGAGCATCGTGGGCTCAGTATTTCTAAAATGCTGCTGAACAGGATGACTTTCTGAACCCAGGAACGAGCCTTTAAATCCTTCAGTTTATCTGAAAACCTATAAATCACCAGTTATGGAGACaggatgtgtttttattttacaggaCAGTGATGAAAAAAGCGAGGTGTGGGGTGAGGTCACCTGTTTCCTGTAGGCTGGGGCTGATAAACGATCACATCTTCCAGTAAATTTAAGTGATTTCATCCTGATTTTTACAGTCATACGAGAAGCTTAAGGTTTAGGGAGGATCCCTTTCTTAGATAAATGAATGTGATACTTACTTTTGTGGGTGATCTGTGCGTTTCCtgcaggaggaaggagaagatgacattaaataaaactggtccacagagagaaaactaaaAACCCTGCACTGTACCGGGTGATATGAGCTCTTACCCATGGAGCGTTTCCCCATCAGGCCGATGAACTGATGCGGTCGTGGCTTTCTTGTCATCCTGAGGAGGATTTCTCTGAATGGGTCGTTGGGAAGCCAGCCATCCTGacgagggggggaaaaaaatctgaatgaatgtTCACGGAGGCGGCAAACAGAGTGTGTAAACCCAGGACAGCTTTATCGTACAGTCCCTGTAtctaatattttgtgtttttatgaaaagaTGTCAAGATTTTGGGGTAATGACACAAAATCTGATACGTGGAGAGTTACTTTTATCTGAGATTATTCACTTTAAGCCACCAAACTGTCCCTGGATGCATCTTAATGTGACGTTTTCCTCTGTTATATTATGCATGTGGATTATTTGAACCCCCCCACCTGCCTTTCCCTGCTTCCCCCCTGACACACCCACACCCAGCGACAGAGTAATAATCCATATAAAAGCTTGAAAGCTTGCTTCTATTTCCATCTCAGGATATATTTCTACAGTATGCATTAGTCTGACTGAGATCTGGACCTGAGGGTGGGTCCACTATGCTGTAATGATTTATTACGGGCTCATTCATCTGCACAACGGCCCATCCCGGGGCCGGCTTACAAGTTCAGGCTGCTGGCATGTTTCCAGCTCGCAATGTCAAACACAGGACGTGCATTTCATGTCAATGAAGATGGTTACTACACTGAGCACTTAagagtttatttaatttcctaTTGGCCAGCTGCTCTGAGCTGTCTCCATCTTCGTTACCGAGTGCCGAAAGCTGAGTTTCATCTTTTTCTGATACGAATCAGCTTGTTCGCAAAATATTCTAGACTCAAATGCAAAGATATTTGTTGGCTGATGATCAATTATCAATAAAAGTTAACAGTCTATGGATAGTTTAGAGAgtatttgtgacatttcaacagtttgtttgaCCTGACAGTTCACGAATGTGTCATAACAAAGAAACGAATCAGCCAGACTTGAAGCACAGTGGTGTAAAACCAGAATACGGTTGTTAAATCTCAACTAATAAGCTgattaaatgttacaaatacaaaaactcTGTGCAGGCAGGCTATCCAAATAAACCTCATTATAATAATTTGCTGCATCCTGTGTGTCTCTGGATAGAAACTCATTTGGGAACAGATTAATCTCTCTGGTGTCGTTAGATTTTTTAGGAAATGCAGGAGGTTGAAACGTTTGATGAGATATGATGTGATATACCTCACAACTGCTGCGCATTTCTGTAGATAAAGTTGAGCAATAACTATGAAATAATGTTGATAAAATATTGCAGGTGTAGGCTGTTGTATCAGCTCGTTAGATATATGAATCCAGATGTTttctattcatatttttaagtgGTCTGATTGTCATTTTTACTCATTTGCTCTCTCCGTTAGTCACAGTTTTAATCAATTAGCACTAAAGTAATTAATTAGACATAGGACTGGATCATTAACACATGCGCAGTGTCGCGCTTTGCCACTAGGATGAATTGGCTGGAGTTTGGATTTCTTAAAGATTTTCCAACCAGTGTGAGATAAATCTGTTCCTAAATGAGTGTCAGTGCAGAGATACACAGGATACAGCAAATTTAATCAGTTAGAAGTGATATTATTAGGATTATTTGGTAAATTCCGGCTGCTTACAGAGAGTTTAtagagtatttgtaacatttaaacagCTCATTACTTGAGATTTAACAACATATATTCAGATTTTACAGCACTGTGCTTCGGGTTTGCTTGAAttaggcacaaaaaaaaaaagaaaacagtcagaCTAACTGACAGATACAGTACAGATTTATACAACTTGTACAAATGAATGAGTAATAAatgatatttatgaatattCCTGTAGTCTACCTGGATTTGATTACTGCTCGTCCAGTAGTCAGCTTCTTCTTTTGGGTCGTTTTCTTCGCAAGAAACTTGTGCGACGGTGAAAAGAGCCATTAAAACAGGTAAAAGGAGTAACTTCATGATGCAcctgttgtctttttgttttttttgtttttactataattaatattttccGCGCAGTTAGACTCACTTGATTAAATTTCGacagttaaaacaagaaaaaaaacaaacaaacaaaaaaaagttgctgcTTTTCAGGCACGAGCTGTAAGGTGCACGAGCTGCTTCTTCCCTTCACTGATCAACAGTAGTCCATAGCGCGTGCAGAGGTGCGTGCTTGGGTACGTGCGTCCTGTCTCCAAAAGCTCTCCGCGCGCTTTATCTTCTGCAGTCTCGTGCGTCCTCCTCCTTGTCCGTGGAGCTCTCGCATGCGCTCCTATATAGCAGCCGAGCCGAGTAACGCCGTTACAGTAGTGTGATTACTTTGCGCCCAGTCACGAGTACTCCGGTGTCATAGTTTAAGTTACCTGGAGTACTTTTGATGGCAGGGACTGTAAACGATGTGCGTCATCGGGCTAAATGTGACTCAGTAAGCTGCCATCATCCAACACTGGACACATTTTTGATAAGACACCATAAAATATCTCCATggtgaataataataactattgattttatattttatacgcCTGAGACGCTTCATTTAAGCTTAATGCTTTATAGCAAAGAGCGAAAAATATTCATATGAAGTCTGTTGTAGcttatttttgtattgtgttaaataattttatttactttaatctCGTGAAATTTTAGTTTGGCATCTTTTAAAGCAGATATGACTCTCTACACACGTAATAACGTAACAGTCACGTAAATCTGTGATGACGCACTTGGTTTTACGCAGCTTTTAGGCTTAAttacattcatctttttttattatatatatatatatacactaacCAGCTTCTTTATTAGGTACTCTTGTATCCATTGTGATCCAATACATCAACTGTGCCAAGCTTATTTAAACCACAATGTTTATGTAGTTTGCAGTCAGAgctgtttctaatattatggtcACAAACTAGAgggccataatattagaaagacCTTTCCTGtgtaacagcagcacacactgaGACCtctataataaacataaagtgtccacagcagccattttgacatgaaagagtaaacacaggtgttgccaGTGATGCTAATTGAGACCTTGGGATCTTGATTagtgtcattggaaacacctgtgttgactatttcatgtcaagaTGGCTGCTGCTGAGTCGTTGTGTTGGATCACAGTAGTGGCTTCTCTGTGCATATTGTATCATTTTTATACAAGAAATCAAACTAGGTGTTGAGAGAAGGATGCTCGCTCCTCTGGACCATAATGGGTGGGAGTGGCTGTGGTTCAGACGTCGACCAATCATGtgattggcggttcgatccctggctactccagtctgcatgtcaaagtgtatcctgaggaaggaaaaactgagctggcagccaatgccatcagtgtctgaatgagatatgtagcgtTAAAGggccttgagtggtcagaagactaaaaaggtgctatataagtaaaGTCCAATTACTATTTTACAATAGCTCACAGGACTGCTACAGGAAGTCATGCTTGCCCACTGCCATTACACTTTATAATGACTccactttgtgcttttgtgttctCTGAAgttgatattttttaatatgGACCACTgagaatggacagcgtatgctgtgacgtcacccacccAAGTTTCTGTCCTGTAGACCTGCCTCTTCCACGTACCAGCTAATcaaaaaatcggcaaagacgtggattgaAGTTGGTGGTGGACCATGTACAgcctgaatgacacctgggtgctcaaacttaatataatttaattatttctgaGTACAGTTGACATGAACagggaaaaactgttttttgtaccaggctgtaaacatgtttatttctgctgtgaagttggacattttaacatggggacttatggagactgactgtagccagactcaagtggacgtttgaggaacgtATGTTCTACCTTCACTTAgactttttaattctgtttatactgttgcCACTTTAACTTAACTACATcatgtctatctatctatctatctatctatctatctatctatctatctaagccGTTCCGACAGCTCAAACAAAATACTGTATGCAAACCTCTCGTATCAAAGCCTGaatgaaaaaaggagaaggCGTGTGACCTGAGGGTGCCACTGATTTCCATTAGAAAAGCTGTGTTTTAAAAGAGTAGGATGTTCAGGATGAATAGACGACCACACTGCCACACCAAGTTCAGTGTCCACGCACCTCAACGAGCGCTTGATTTGCTCGAGTGTCTTTATTCCCGTTAACA
Protein-coding regions in this window:
- the tac1 gene encoding protachykinin-1 — protein: MKLLLLPVLMALFTVAQVSCEENDPKEEADYWTSSNQIQDGWLPNDPFREILLRMTRKPRPHQFIGLMGKRSMGNAQITHKRHKVNSFVGLMGKRSQEEPESYEWSTLQTYDRRR